A region of the Coriobacteriia bacterium genome:
GCGACTACCTGCTGGGCTTCGGCCTGTGGGCGCCGGTGGTCTCCTCGGCGCTGATGATCCTGCAGTCGCTCGTCGCGCCGCTGCCGGCGTTCGTGGTGACCTTCTCCAACGGGCTGCTCTTCGGCTGGGCCTGGGGCGCGCTGCTGTCCTGGTCCAGCGCGATGGCAGGTGCCGCGCTGTGCTTCTGGCTGGGGCGCACGCTCGGCCGCCCGGCCGTGGAGAGGCTGGTGGGCGGCAGCGCGGCGCTCGAGGTCAGCGACCTGTTCTTCGAGCGGTACGGGGACAAGGCCGTCCTCATCGCGCGGCTGCTGCCGTTCGTCTCCTTCGACATCATCAGCTACGGCTCGGGCCTGACCCCGATCGGCTTCCGGCGCTTCTTCGTCGCGACCGGCATCGGGCAACTGCCCGCGACCCTGGTCTACTCCTACCTCGGCCAGAACCTCACCGGAAGCGTCCGGGTGCTCTTCCTGGTCTTCCTGTTCACCGCGGTCGTGATCGTGATCGGCTCGGCCGTTCGCCCCGCCTACCTGCGCAAGGTGCGTCGAGAGGCCGCCGAGGAAGGGC
Encoded here:
- a CDS encoding TVP38/TMEM64 family protein, which produces MWLDGLRLRGVVGVEAARLPSLLLTGAGAALGACWAVRGWRERSAARRALGEDAPEPLVSRRQLAAGIAVAAAGALAYALVPPLRDRVGEAVGVLARGDVEVVRDYLLGFGLWAPVVSSALMILQSLVAPLPAFVVTFSNGLLFGWAWGALLSWSSAMAGAALCFWLGRTLGRPAVERLVGGSAALEVSDLFFERYGDKAVLIARLLPFVSFDIISYGSGLTPIGFRRFFVATGIGQLPATLVYSYLGQNLTGSVRVLFLVFLFTAVVIVIGSAVRPAYLRKVRREAAEEGLGAEARAAGEAAS